The Agaribacterium sp. ZY112 genome includes the window ACAACGTGATTTTGCCTAAAATGCGCCAAATCATTGAAGGCATTGCAGAACTTGCTCTCGCCTATGCTGAAGTCCCAATGCTTAGCCGTACCCATGGTCAAACAGCCTCACCAACAACCGTTGGTAAAGAGATGGCCAATGTAGCAGCACGCCTTCAGGGCCAATACGAAGTCCTGCGAGACGTAAAACTTCTAGGCAAAATTAACGGAGCCGTTGGCAACTATAACGCCCACCTAAGTGCCTACCCTAAATTAGACTGGCAAGCTCACGCAGAACGCTTTATCAGCAGCTTAGGCCTTAGCTACAACCCTTATACCACTCAGATTGAGCCTCACGATTACATGGCTGAGATGTTTGACGCTTGTGCGCGCTTCAACACCATCCTGATCGACTTTGACCGAGATATCTGGGCCTATATCAGCAACGCCTACTTCAAACAAAAAACCATTGCCGGTGAGGTTGGCTCTTCAACCATGCCTCACAAAGTTAACCCTATCGACTTCGAAAACTCTGAAGGTAACCTAGGTTTAGCAAACGCCGTACTCGGCCACCTTGCACAGAAGCTACCGGTTAGCCGCTGGCAGCGCGATTTAACCGATTCAACCGTATTGCGCAATATGGGTGTTGGTTTTGGTTATAGCCTTATTGCCTATGAAGCAACGTTAAAAGGTATGGGCAAGCTAGAAATCAACGAAACTGCCATCGCAGCAGATTTAGATTCCAGCTGGGAAGTATTGGCAGAACCCATTCAAACAGTGATGCGCCGCTACGCCATTGAAGAGCCTTATGAAAAACTAAAGGCTCTCACTCGAGGAAAGGATATGAGCAAAGAGGTCATCCAAGAATTCACCGAAACGCTCGACATCCCAGAGGAGGCAAAAGCCGAACTGCTTGCCTTAACACCGGCCAGCTATATTGGTAACGCCGCCCAACAAGCAAAAGACATTGTCAATTACATCAACAAATAATTGACTCAGAAGCCGGGCCTAGCCCGGCTTTTTTATGTGTACCTAGAACACATAAAAACCAGACAAAGCCCAATATCATTTACCCCTCTTAAGATACTTTAACTAGCCCTACTCCTGAGCCGATAAAAGCAAAGAACATTTAAAATGAATACATCACTATTTGGCGAGGTCAGCAACGAACAGTTTCTTAAAGAGTACTGGCAAAAAAAACCTCTTCTTGTACGCCAAGCGTTTCAACATTTTGAAAGCCCTATAAGCCCCGATGAGCTAGCAGGGCTAGCCATGGAAGAAGAAAGTAACAGCCGACTTATCATAGAAAAAGGCCAAGACTGGCAGGTTAAACACGGCCCTCTTGCAGAAGAAGACTTTTCGAGTTTACCCGAAAAAAAATGGACTTTATTAGTACAACATGCCGATGCCCTAGATCCAGAAGTCAACGCCCTACTTCAACGCTTTCGCTTTCTACCTAATTGGCGCCTAGATGATATTATGATTAGCTATGCCAGTGATGGCGGCGGCGTAGGAGCACACTTTGATTATTACGATGTGTTTTTATTGCAAGCAGGAGGCACACGTCGCTGGCGAACAGGCCAACACTGCGATGCCAATAGCCCACTTGTACCCAATCAACCCAACCAATTACTACAAGATTTTGAATGCGAAAACGACTGGTTAGTAGAAGCGGGCGACTTACTTTATATTCCCGCTCAGGTCGCTCACTGGGGCGAAGCCGTCAATGAAAGCATGACTTGGTCCATCGGCTTTAGAGCACCGAGTGACAATGAATTACTCTTAGACCTAAGCCAACACTTAGCATCTGAATTAGTTGAAGATCAGCGCTACCAAGACGGCCCCGAGCTGATCAGCCAAAACAGCGGTGAAATAGCTGACTTAAGTATTCAACGCATTCAACAGCGTCTAAGTAAACTTCTGCAAGAGCCCGACAAGATCGCTCATTGGTTAGGCCAATACGCCACTCATTTAAAACCAGGCCTTGACCCTAGCGCCCTCCCCTTGGATTTTGCAGACGACTTAAAAAGCGGCCCACTCAAGCTCTCAAGCTTCAACCGTGTGAGCTATATCAATTCAAATGAGCAGGTTTACACCTATATCAATGGCCAGGCTTACCCGACTAGTTTGCAGCTAGCCAAAACACTGAGCCACTATGAGTCTTTTACAGCCGACAACTTTGAAGCCAGTGATCAAGCGTCCCTGCAAGACATGCTTGAAGCTGGCCTTCTGCTAAGATCAGAATGATTCCAAACGATATAGGAGCATAGGAGCCCACATGGCTAACATCGACATACAACCGTGCACTTGGGCTGAGCAACAAGATGAGCTCAAAGCAATACGTTGTGAGGTCTTTGTGCGTGAGCAACACGTGCCCATAGATGAAGAGTTCGATGAGTATGAAGTAAAGTGCCAACACTGGATCGCCTTCGTTCATGAACAAGCAGCAGGCTGTATTCGCTTAATTAAAGAAAAAGATGCTTGGCGAATAAGCCGCCTTGCTGTACTGGCAATACATCGTCAGCAAGGGCTAGGCAGCGCACTACTAAATGCGGCAACACGCTATGCTCTCAGCAACAAACACCGTATACAAGAACGTATTTACATGCATGCACAAACCAGCGCTATTGTCCTTTATCAAAAGCTAGACTGGCAAACTGAGGGCCCACGCTTTGACGAGGTAGGCATTGAACACCAACGAATGTGCTTTATAACAAGCGCAGAAAACTGTGAGCGGGTATTTCAAGCCCATGTTGAGCGCCTTGCTTACCCCAACCACTACCTGCAGCACTTTCATACGATGGCCGAGCTAAGCAGCAAAGAACTGCTTATTTATAGCCAGCACTTAAACGAAGAACTTTTTAATCAAGAGCCCTTAATAGAAGCACTTTCGTTACTGGCAAGAAAGAATAAACATGTGCACATTCGTATTCTTGTAGAAGACAGCCAAAACTTAGATCTACACGCAAATCACCTAGTGTATTTACTGCGCCGTCTAAGCAGCAAAATCAGCTTGCACCAACTAACAGACAAACACCATCTGTCACTCGATTACTTTATGCTGTTTGATAAAAAGCGCCTGCTCTACTTCAATAACGAAAAGCATTTTTCAGGTTTCGCTTGCTATCAGGCCGCAACCGAAGCCCTACCTCTCATAGAGGCTTTTGAGCATGCATGGGAACACCTAAGTCATGCGGATATGAATTTAAGGCAATTACGAATCTAGCTTTGAACATCGACAGCAAGTCCTCAAAGCCATCTAAAGCAATAGTAAAAAGGCCTCCAGCCCCATTAGTTCTGATTTTGCTTGTAAATAGCGTTATGATTGTGGCGCTTTATTAACGCCACAACGTGAAGGATTATGAGAAAAAAAGTATTAACGGGGCTCACCTTAGCCGCCATACTCACAAGTATCGATGCAAGTGCCGGTGACAACACTAGCGGTGAAAGTAGCAGCAAGCATTTATTTCAAGCTGGTACAGGCTTTGGCCAACTTTCTAACGACTACTACGATAGCAGCTATAGCCTAAGTGCTTCTTACACCTATGAATATGGCAAGCTTCAGTATTCTTTTGGTGGGATCCGCCAAGGCAGTATGACGACATCAAATGATATCGAAGCAGAAGTTGATGCCTTATACTTTAGTGTTGGTAAAGAATTTAAAACCAAACCGCTGAACTATGCCCTGCGCTTAGGTGCAAACTACAATGAATCCGAAGTCTTTTATCAAAAACATAAACTCGGGTCAGATTCCGATATCGGAATGATTGCTATCGCAGAAGTGATAAAGCCTTTTGGGCCTGTGTTTGCCTTAGTCGGTAATATTAAATACCTTAATCAAATTTCAGGTGAGTCGCTGGGTATTGTTAGTATTGACGCGAGGCTTGCTTTTTAATGAATAAGACAAAAAATAAAAAAATAACCCTCTATCTAAGTGCCATCTCTGCAATAAGCCTAGCGACACTGCTAAGCGCTTGTGGTGGCAGCAGTGATGAAAGCTCAGCACTGCTTAGCAGTAGCGAAATAGAATTAAATGCTTCGATTATTGACCCAGGTGACGGCCAACTCTATGCCGAAGTAGACTTAGATCGCCCTCCGCACGGAGATAGCCCTAGAGAAGATATCGTTTTAACTGGTGGTGACAGCCTGTATTTATCGAGTACCGAAGCAAGTATTTTTGAGCAGTCTTACAGCGATGATATTTTTGATCAAGCGGCAAACTTAGAAAACACTCATACTAAATTTGTTGACTCAAACTATGGTACATACAACTCTTATCTTTCAAATAATGGTTACAGAGCCATTCAAGACATTTTTGATCCCAAAGACCGCGAATACACCATCACTCTAAGTCGAAATAGTGGTCACAACCTCTACAAAAGCACCATCAATCTAGCTGAACAGTTCAGCTTAAACCACAATCATACTAGTGGCTATTACAGCCGCTCAAATGATGATGTTCGCTTAAACTGGAGCTTTAATAGTAACAAAAGCTACGTTATAGATATTGAAGTAACGACCCGCTGCACAGGCAATGGAGGTTACAGCGTTGTATGGTCTGAAGAGCTTAACACTGATACAACAGGCAGCTATGTTTTCCAAGCAGGCTCATTAAATTCAGATTTTCTAACAGGCCAATGCTCAACAAGCTTTACTGTCACTAAAACAACCATAGGCTTAGTCAGTGAGCGCTTTTCTAGTGGCTTGATAAGTGGTTATACCAGCCGAACTCTCACTCTTATCGCCAACGAATAGCCCTGCCCAGACTAACAGTGCTTATTGTTAAGCCTGTTAGTCTACCCCTCGCCTTAAGATAAACCCAAAGCCTAAACGATAACTCACAAAAATAGCCTTATACTCTAGATACACCCAGACCCCAAAGCGCCTAAGTGATGATTAGAAATAACTGGCTGCCAAGTAAAACACTTTATACAAAATACACCCAGGAAGTCACTGGGGCTGAGCTTTTAGACGCCACCTTAGAAGTAACAGGTGATACTCGTTGGGATGGGCTCAAGTATGTTATCGGTGACTGGACTCAAGTCGATAAAACAGAGATTAGCGCCAAGCACGTAGAAGAAATGATTGCTTGTTTACTACCTGCATCACGCTACTGTCCACACGCAATCAATTGCGCTATCGTAAAACGCAACAATACAGGTACAGCATTGGCCGCTTGGTACAAACTTTTAGGAGAGAAGCTGCCGTGGCAAATTGATATTTACCACAGCAAAGAAGAGGCTTTTGAAGCTTACGGAATAAAAAGCTAAAACAACCTCTGTCGAACTAAGCTTTTATACAAACTTATTCTTCGGTCATTAACAAACCAAGCAGCTCATCATCAAGCTGTTTATCGACTTCTGCTTGCATACGTGCCGCTAAGGTATCTTTTTGCTTGGCAGAAACTTTTAGAGCTTTACTTTGCTTGCGAGTGATCTTGCCATGCTCTTCAACAGCCAAGTTTAAAGTCGCTCGTAACCAGTACCAGCCGCCCTGCTCAAACACCTCTCCAGTATCGAGCTTGCCTTTCAAAACAAGCGGAGAATCCTTTGCAATAGCAATTCCTAAACTCTCGCTACTCGCACTCAACTTATTGGCAAGAGCGGCAGGCTCTGCTTGAACACTAAACTTTAAGCTGCTTGTCGCATTGCGGAATAAGGCTTCAATATCTGCAGATGTTGTAGATGATGGTATCCCTTTTCCTGAGGCAACCACTAAATTTCGATTAAGGTTTTCACGTTTCAACTGAATACTATGAGCCTGTTTTAAAGCAGATAAAGCACTAAACACATTGCTCGCACTGTTGCTTGCGTAACTTACACGCTCAGAAACTTGCTTGTCTGCATTGCGAATTTGGCTGCGAAAGTTTTGAGAGGCGATGTTTTTATCAAGCACGGCTAAAGCATAAGTGCTGCCATCTTCCGCTTTTCTTGATTCAACAACTTTTGCACCTTTTAACTCCTGCTGAGCTTCGGCAGAAACATGACGACTCACACTTGTATTTGTTTGGCCCTGAGCAGAATTAAAGCTACTGCTATCAATTTGTTTTTCGTAAATAGATACAGAGAACATTTTGGCTAAGTTTGCTTGGGCCCGTGTACTCGCCTGCTCTAAATCACTACCCTGCCCAACAGCGCTCAAATACTGAGCATCAGAATAAACTGAGCTAGGATTTTCAACCCAATCAGTTTTAGTGGGTGTAGAACCACAAGCGGTGACTACAAATAGCACGGCAATAGTTATAAAAGTTTTCATAGCAATCCTTTGGTTCAACATTTATGGTTTAAAACTCTGAGTGAAAAATATAGGGGCTAATATCGGCAGCCAGTACCACACTGTAACGTTCACTATTTAGCGTAACAGTTTGAGGCTGATTATTAACAATGATATTGATATCGACAAACCCGTCATTACTCCCCCCTTCACTTTCCAGTGAGAGATCGTTACGAGCAACCTGCATACTTGAAGGCAAAACAGCCCACTGACGAATATCAGCTTGCTCAGAGATAATGGTAAGCACATTAGCAAACGCGCCCAACATGCTATCCTGTTCTTGCGCCGACTTCACCGCTTTGTATTTTGTTGCAGCGCGGGCTAAAGCGGCGGCACTTAGTTTAGGCATTTCATCATTAAGATCATCACGTACTCTGAGCTCTAAATCCTCAATAACGTGGGTTTGCATAGTTTGGCTTTGCCAACTTAGCTTCGCTGATGTCGGTTGATAATAATTATTTGGAAACTTAGGCAAAGCAACCGACAAATACACCTCATCAACCGGCCACCACAGTGTCGTTTGATTATTAATTAACTGGCTTACCACACCATCAAAGTAGATATAGAAATGCTTTGAAGGCAATTTAGCTTCAGCCACAACACGCTCACCAAACTGATCTTTAAACTGATCGTATTCGTTGTTCAGACCTAAAGCTGCTGTATGCTTTAACAAGGCTAACTGCAAAGCCTCGGGCACAGGCGTAGTACCCTTATTAAGCAAGCTATAGGCACGGCGATAACTGATCAAAGCATTATCAGCCTCATCATTTATTTCGTAGATTATGCCACTTAAAAAGTGCATAAATATAAGCTGGCCCGAGCTGGAATCTTTTTTAGCCAGCGCGTTCATAGCGACATCCGCTTGCAGCACCTCGACTCTGGCCCCATCTAAATCAGATTTCATCAGATAAGCCAGTGCCATCATGCTATGCAATAAAACCTTGTCAGTCGGTGTACCTTCAAAGCTTCGGCCTGTTTCATTAATAGTAAGTGCAACGGTGGTTTCTACAAAGGAAGTCGCAGACAACGCTTTCATCTGCTGCTTAGCCGACTCGAGAGAAGTGATGGCTTCGTCAAAGCGGCCACTCATAAGAGCAAGGTAACCAAGATTCAAGTCACACTCAACTTGGCTGTGTGATTTGCACGTCGCTTGCGAAACCGTTAGGTAAGTTTGTTCGACGTTTTTTGAATGTTTTAGCTGATTCGCTGTGGCATGCATATTAATAGACATGCTGGCACAGCCAGAAATAAATAGCAGTGCAGCGAGAAGGCTTGAGTAAACACTTAGACTAAACCAATTCAGGGCTGATGTTTTCAATATTCTGCCATCCTAGGCAATCTGGTAACGGATACATTCAAAAGCGGCTTGAATAGCACTTCAGGCAAGACCGGCCTTAATCACAACACGGATTTAAGGCCGTAAACTCATAAGGACAAGAACCTTAGTAACGCATTTTAGAGTTTTTAACGTATTTCTTTATCTTCTTCTGCCCCACCCAAACCTTGCGGTTATCAGCCAACGAAATCAAAGTAAGATCAA containing:
- a CDS encoding GNAT family N-acetyltransferase — protein: MANIDIQPCTWAEQQDELKAIRCEVFVREQHVPIDEEFDEYEVKCQHWIAFVHEQAAGCIRLIKEKDAWRISRLAVLAIHRQQGLGSALLNAATRYALSNKHRIQERIYMHAQTSAIVLYQKLDWQTEGPRFDEVGIEHQRMCFITSAENCERVFQAHVERLAYPNHYLQHFHTMAELSSKELLIYSQHLNEELFNQEPLIEALSLLARKNKHVHIRILVEDSQNLDLHANHLVYLLRRLSSKISLHQLTDKHHLSLDYFMLFDKKRLLYFNNEKHFSGFACYQAATEALPLIEAFEHAWEHLSHADMNLRQLRI
- a CDS encoding cupin domain-containing protein, whose product is MNTSLFGEVSNEQFLKEYWQKKPLLVRQAFQHFESPISPDELAGLAMEEESNSRLIIEKGQDWQVKHGPLAEEDFSSLPEKKWTLLVQHADALDPEVNALLQRFRFLPNWRLDDIMISYASDGGGVGAHFDYYDVFLLQAGGTRRWRTGQHCDANSPLVPNQPNQLLQDFECENDWLVEAGDLLYIPAQVAHWGEAVNESMTWSIGFRAPSDNELLLDLSQHLASELVEDQRYQDGPELISQNSGEIADLSIQRIQQRLSKLLQEPDKIAHWLGQYATHLKPGLDPSALPLDFADDLKSGPLKLSSFNRVSYINSNEQVYTYINGQAYPTSLQLAKTLSHYESFTADNFEASDQASLQDMLEAGLLLRSE
- a CDS encoding LPP20 family lipoprotein codes for the protein MKTFITIAVLFVVTACGSTPTKTDWVENPSSVYSDAQYLSAVGQGSDLEQASTRAQANLAKMFSVSIYEKQIDSSSFNSAQGQTNTSVSRHVSAEAQQELKGAKVVESRKAEDGSTYALAVLDKNIASQNFRSQIRNADKQVSERVSYASNSASNVFSALSALKQAHSIQLKRENLNRNLVVASGKGIPSSTTSADIEALFRNATSSLKFSVQAEPAALANKLSASSESLGIAIAKDSPLVLKGKLDTGEVFEQGGWYWLRATLNLAVEEHGKITRKQSKALKVSAKQKDTLAARMQAEVDKQLDDELLGLLMTEE
- the purB gene encoding adenylosuccinate lyase, which gives rise to MNLSAISAISPIDGRYGSKTIDLRQVFSEYGLIKRRTEVEIRWLQALAKHAEITEVPAFTAETDAFLDALVANFNEDDAQAIKNIEATTNHDVKAVEYFIKQKFEGNDELQAVTEFVHFACTSEDINNLSHGLMLKDGRDNVILPKMRQIIEGIAELALAYAEVPMLSRTHGQTASPTTVGKEMANVAARLQGQYEVLRDVKLLGKINGAVGNYNAHLSAYPKLDWQAHAERFISSLGLSYNPYTTQIEPHDYMAEMFDACARFNTILIDFDRDIWAYISNAYFKQKTIAGEVGSSTMPHKVNPIDFENSEGNLGLANAVLGHLAQKLPVSRWQRDLTDSTVLRNMGVGFGYSLIAYEATLKGMGKLEINETAIAADLDSSWEVLAEPIQTVMRRYAIEEPYEKLKALTRGKDMSKEVIQEFTETLDIPEEAKAELLALTPASYIGNAAQQAKDIVNYINK